A region of Pseudomonas putida DNA encodes the following proteins:
- a CDS encoding DUF2388 domain-containing protein yields the protein MRYLLPLLFAAVGIPLSMASAHAMDTTTQSLVITGYVTSQVTTAPFDRKLVSQARDDAAAFVASDGLIRGARLEAALDSLRHHCAQHAVGDLELAQAILVQ from the coding sequence ATGCGTTATCTTTTGCCGTTGTTGTTTGCCGCCGTTGGCATCCCCCTGAGCATGGCAAGCGCCCATGCCATGGACACCACCACGCAAAGCCTGGTCATCACAGGCTATGTCACCAGCCAAGTCACCACCGCGCCGTTCGACCGCAAGCTGGTCAGCCAGGCCCGTGACGATGCTGCGGCATTCGTCGCCAGCGATGGCCTGATCCGCGGTGCGCGCCTGGAAGCGGCACTCGATTCGCTGCGCCACCACTGCGCACAGCATGCTGTCGGCGACCTGGAACTGGCGCAGGCAATTCTCGTCCAATGA
- a CDS encoding DUF2388 domain-containing protein, with translation MRKPLIAATLGMLLLADLAQAQTLVATSNIIVRAFGRSIDFTSDTTTSIRDSKVVREAHDDAASFVASNGDIRGAQLEAAFNTLRERLPEARGASDQVLAEAILAL, from the coding sequence ATGCGTAAACCGCTGATTGCCGCTACCCTCGGCATGCTGCTGCTGGCCGACCTGGCCCAGGCACAGACTCTGGTGGCCACCAGCAATATCATCGTGCGCGCCTTTGGCCGCTCGATCGACTTCACGTCTGATACCACCACCTCGATCCGTGATTCCAAAGTCGTGCGTGAAGCGCACGACGATGCCGCCAGCTTCGTCGCCAGTAACGGTGATATCCGTGGCGCCCAGCTCGAAGCAGCGTTCAACACCCTGCGCGAGCGCCTGCCTGAAGCGCGTGGCGCCAGCGACCAGGTACTGGCCGAAGCCATCCTCGCACTGTGA
- a CDS encoding CitMHS family transporter, which translates to MLTFLGFAMVITFMYLIMTKRLSALIALILVPILFALFGGFSAKIGPMMLEGISKLAPTGVMLMFAILYFALMIDSGLFDPAVRKILKLVKGDPLKVSVGTAVLALVVSLDGDGATTYMICCAAMLPMYSRLGMSPRIMAGLIILAGGVMNMTPWGGPTARAASALHVDPSDIFVPMIPAMLFGVVAILAIAYLYGKRERARLGELHLPTDDIDHSEITVSQYPDARRPKLLYFNGALTAALMVALIAGVLPLPVLFMIAFSIAMIVNYPCLQQQKDRIAAHAGSVLAVTGLIFAAGIFTGILSGTGMVDAMSKSLLAVIPEALGPYLAVITAIVSMPFTFFMSNDAFYYGVLPVLAEAASHYGISPVEMARASIVGQPVHLLSPLVPSTYLLVALAGIEFGDHQRFTLKWAVLVCLCIMLAALLMGIFPLFSSL; encoded by the coding sequence ATGCTGACCTTCCTCGGCTTTGCCATGGTCATCACCTTCATGTACCTGATCATGACCAAGCGCCTGTCGGCCTTGATCGCGCTGATTCTGGTACCGATCCTGTTCGCCCTGTTCGGCGGTTTCTCCGCCAAGATCGGCCCAATGATGCTCGAAGGCATCAGCAAGCTCGCGCCTACCGGCGTGATGTTGATGTTCGCCATTCTGTACTTTGCCCTGATGATCGACTCCGGCCTGTTCGACCCGGCCGTGCGCAAGATCCTCAAGCTGGTCAAAGGCGACCCGCTGAAAGTCTCGGTCGGTACCGCGGTGCTGGCACTGGTGGTGTCGCTCGACGGAGACGGCGCCACCACCTACATGATCTGCTGCGCCGCCATGCTGCCGATGTACAGCCGCTTGGGCATGAGTCCACGCATCATGGCCGGCCTGATCATCCTCGCCGGCGGCGTGATGAACATGACCCCGTGGGGTGGCCCGACCGCCCGCGCCGCCAGCGCCCTGCACGTGGACCCGTCGGATATTTTCGTGCCGATGATCCCGGCGATGCTGTTCGGCGTCGTGGCGATCCTGGCCATTGCCTACCTGTACGGCAAGCGCGAACGTGCCCGCCTGGGCGAACTGCACCTGCCAACTGACGACATCGACCACAGCGAAATTACCGTTTCGCAGTACCCCGATGCGCGCCGGCCCAAACTGCTGTACTTCAACGGCGCCCTCACCGCCGCCCTGATGGTTGCCCTGATCGCAGGCGTGCTGCCATTGCCCGTGCTGTTCATGATCGCGTTCAGCATCGCCATGATCGTCAACTACCCGTGCCTGCAACAGCAAAAAGACCGCATCGCCGCCCACGCCGGCAGCGTTCTGGCAGTGACCGGGCTGATCTTCGCCGCCGGTATCTTCACCGGTATCCTGTCCGGTACCGGCATGGTCGATGCCATGTCCAAGAGCCTGCTGGCGGTCATCCCCGAGGCCCTGGGCCCGTACCTGGCGGTGATCACCGCGATCGTGAGCATGCCGTTCACCTTCTTCATGTCCAACGACGCCTTCTACTACGGCGTGCTGCCGGTGCTCGCCGAAGCCGCCAGCCACTACGGCATCAGCCCAGTCGAGATGGCTCGCGCGTCGATCGTCGGCCAACCAGTACACTTGCTCAGCCCCCTGGTACCCTCCACCTACCTGCTGGTGGCCCTGGCCGGCATCGAATTCGGCGACCACCAGCGCTTCACCTTGAAGTGGGCAGTTCTGGTGTGCCTGTGCATAATGCTCGCCGCACTGCTGATGGGGATTTTCCCGCTGTTCAGTAGTCTTTAA
- a CDS encoding DUF4105 domain-containing protein has product MNQVRAWLLGCALTLLGTPALADLQLVLQASGLDPQQRQATQALLDEALGKLPPRFKQQLDRRILVSWSARMPADAYGQASLVSKLELNSRLLPGLVDGSAARERTNRPHGTVREELLATVLHELTHLYDRARLWPDTERSQITRCKRQQGTVGKVGLPEACRGQAERRFTLSDDPRLLDLAGWQQYVGRRGEREQHNGQFVRSPDSYELSSPKEFIAVNMEYFLLDPSYACRRPALNQYLRDHFGWAPEQQSCAKGLPFLNAGSDFARQPLGEIDPERVYEVDYLLAEANQNWVSRWGHSMLRLVICKPGRPRGPDCRLDLDQHLVLSYRAFVNDVQLSSWDGLVGAYPSRLFVLPLGQVIDEYTKTELRSLASIPLRLGRQEVESLVRQAAEMHWGYDGNYYFLSNNCAVESLKLLRSGTANPRLNDLDSIMPNGLLEVLKGRGIADTTVLDDPREALRLGYRFDSYRDRYQAMFNVLKKQLPIKQDKVEDWLALDAEQRRGWFAQADLRTSAALLLLEQASLRRQLLLAQDEVKQRYLNAAALKDGSIDKANQTLQQMLANSGFLSRPAELLDAKGYGLPQPDERKHLEKVSSERQAQLLRLSTDLDKEVRALLDPSRAKEIAAIETNVKQVGEHLRALHKAAGGLQL; this is encoded by the coding sequence GTGAACCAGGTGCGTGCCTGGCTGCTCGGTTGTGCCCTGACGCTGCTCGGCACGCCCGCCCTGGCCGACCTGCAGCTCGTACTGCAGGCTTCCGGCCTCGACCCTCAACAACGTCAAGCCACCCAGGCACTGCTCGACGAAGCGTTGGGTAAACTGCCGCCGCGCTTCAAACAGCAGCTGGACCGCCGTATTCTGGTCAGCTGGAGCGCGCGGATGCCCGCCGACGCTTACGGCCAGGCATCGCTGGTTTCCAAGCTGGAGCTCAACAGCCGCCTGTTACCGGGGCTGGTCGATGGCAGCGCCGCCCGCGAACGCACCAACCGCCCTCATGGCACGGTGCGCGAAGAGCTGTTGGCCACTGTCCTGCATGAGCTGACCCATCTCTACGACCGGGCCCGGCTGTGGCCCGACACCGAACGCTCGCAGATCACTCGCTGCAAGCGCCAGCAGGGCACCGTGGGCAAAGTCGGCCTGCCAGAAGCGTGCCGCGGCCAGGCCGAACGGCGCTTCACCTTGAGCGATGACCCACGCCTGCTCGACCTTGCCGGCTGGCAGCAATATGTCGGCCGCCGTGGCGAACGTGAGCAACACAACGGCCAGTTCGTACGTAGCCCGGACAGCTATGAGCTGAGCAGCCCCAAGGAATTCATCGCGGTCAACATGGAGTACTTCCTCCTCGACCCGAGTTATGCCTGCCGGCGCCCAGCCTTGAACCAATACCTGCGCGACCACTTCGGCTGGGCACCCGAACAGCAAAGCTGTGCCAAAGGCCTGCCGTTCCTCAATGCGGGCAGCGACTTCGCCCGCCAGCCGTTGGGCGAGATCGACCCCGAACGTGTCTATGAGGTCGACTACCTGCTGGCCGAGGCCAATCAGAACTGGGTCAGCCGCTGGGGCCACAGCATGCTGCGGCTGGTCATCTGCAAGCCTGGGCGGCCTCGCGGCCCGGATTGCCGCCTGGACCTCGACCAGCACCTGGTGCTGTCGTATCGCGCCTTCGTCAACGATGTGCAGCTGTCCAGTTGGGACGGCCTGGTCGGCGCTTATCCGTCGCGGCTGTTCGTGCTGCCGTTGGGCCAGGTGATTGACGAATACACCAAGACCGAGCTGCGCAGCCTGGCATCGATCCCCCTCAGGCTCGGCCGCCAGGAGGTCGAGAGCCTGGTGCGCCAAGCGGCGGAAATGCACTGGGGCTACGACGGCAATTACTACTTCCTGTCCAACAATTGCGCGGTCGAGTCGCTGAAACTGCTGCGCAGCGGCACGGCCAACCCGCGCCTGAACGACCTGGACAGCATCATGCCCAACGGCCTGCTGGAGGTGCTCAAAGGGCGCGGCATTGCCGATACCACCGTGCTCGACGACCCACGCGAAGCCCTGCGCCTGGGTTACCGCTTCGACTCCTACCGCGACCGCTACCAGGCCATGTTCAACGTGCTGAAAAAGCAGCTGCCGATCAAGCAGGACAAAGTCGAGGACTGGCTGGCCCTGGATGCCGAGCAGCGCCGTGGCTGGTTCGCCCAGGCCGACCTGCGCACCAGCGCCGCCTTGCTGCTGCTCGAACAGGCCAGCCTGCGCCGCCAGCTGTTGCTGGCCCAGGACGAGGTCAAGCAGCGCTACCTGAACGCCGCTGCACTGAAGGACGGCAGCATCGATAAGGCCAACCAGACGCTGCAGCAGATGCTCGCCAACAGCGGGTTCCTCAGCCGCCCGGCAGAGCTGCTGGATGCCAAGGGCTACGGCTTGCCACAACCCGATGAGCGCAAGCACCTGGAGAAAGTCAGCAGCGAGCGGCAGGCCCAGTTGCTGCGCCTGAGCACCGACCTGGACAAAGAGGTGAGGGCGCTGCTGGACCCGTCGCGGGCCAAGGAGATTGCCGCGATCGAGACCAACGTGAAGCAGGTGGGTGAGCACTTGCGGGCATTGCACAAGGCCGCAGGCGGCTTGCAGTTGTAA
- a CDS encoding acetyl-CoA hydrolase/transferase family protein, giving the protein MYRDRIRLSSLHSKVMSAADAAGLIEDGMTVGMSGFTRAGEAKAVPHALAERAKQSPLKISLMTGASLGNDLDKQLTEAGVLARRMPFQVDSTLRKAINDGQVMFIDQHLSETVEQLRNQQLKLPDIAVIEAVAITEEGHIVPTTSVGNSASFAIFAKQVIIEINLSHNANLEGLHDIYIPTYRPTRTPIPLVKVDDRIGSTAIPIDPAKIVGIVISDQPDSPSTVLPPDDETQGIADHLINFLKKEVDAGRMTNKLAPLQAGIGSIANAVMCGLIDSPFEDLTMYSEVLQDSTFDLIDAGKLSFASGSSITLSTRRNADVFGNLERYKDKLVLRPQEISNHPEVVRRLGIIGINTALEFDIYGNVNSTHVCGTRMMNGIGGSGDFARNAHLAVFVTKSIAKGGAISSVVPMVSHVDHTEHDVDILVTEQGLADLRGLAPRERARAIIDNCVHPDYRAALNDYFERACQRGGHTPHILREALSWHENLEETGRMLAS; this is encoded by the coding sequence ATGTACCGTGATCGTATCCGCTTGTCCTCCCTGCACAGCAAGGTAATGAGTGCGGCTGATGCCGCTGGTCTGATCGAGGACGGCATGACCGTCGGCATGAGCGGGTTCACCCGCGCCGGCGAAGCCAAGGCCGTACCCCATGCCCTGGCCGAACGCGCCAAGCAGTCGCCACTGAAAATCAGCCTGATGACTGGCGCCAGCCTGGGCAATGACCTGGACAAGCAACTGACCGAGGCCGGCGTGCTGGCTCGCCGCATGCCGTTCCAGGTCGACAGCACCCTGCGCAAGGCCATCAACGACGGCCAGGTCATGTTCATCGACCAGCACCTTTCGGAAACCGTCGAGCAACTGCGCAACCAGCAGCTCAAGCTGCCAGACATCGCCGTCATCGAAGCCGTGGCCATCACCGAAGAAGGCCACATCGTGCCGACCACTTCGGTGGGCAACTCGGCCAGCTTCGCGATCTTCGCCAAGCAAGTGATCATCGAGATCAACCTGTCGCACAACGCCAACCTCGAAGGCCTGCACGACATCTATATCCCGACCTACCGCCCGACCCGCACACCGATCCCGCTGGTCAAGGTCGATGATCGCATCGGCAGCACGGCCATCCCGATCGACCCGGCCAAGATCGTCGGCATCGTCATCAGCGACCAGCCGGACTCGCCGTCCACCGTGTTGCCGCCTGACGACGAAACCCAGGGCATCGCCGACCACCTGATCAACTTCCTCAAGAAGGAAGTCGACGCCGGCCGCATGACCAACAAGCTCGCCCCACTGCAGGCCGGTATCGGCAGCATTGCCAACGCGGTGATGTGCGGTTTGATCGATTCGCCGTTCGAAGACCTGACCATGTACTCCGAAGTACTGCAGGATTCGACCTTCGACCTGATCGACGCTGGCAAGCTGAGCTTCGCCTCGGGCAGCTCGATCACCTTGTCGACCCGCCGTAATGCCGATGTGTTCGGCAACCTGGAGCGCTACAAGGACAAGCTGGTGCTGCGTCCACAGGAGATCTCCAACCACCCGGAAGTGGTCCGTCGCCTGGGCATCATCGGTATCAACACCGCACTGGAGTTCGATATCTACGGCAACGTCAACTCCACCCACGTGTGTGGCACCCGAATGATGAACGGCATCGGCGGTTCTGGCGATTTCGCCCGCAACGCCCACCTGGCCGTGTTCGTCACCAAGTCGATTGCCAAGGGCGGTGCAATTTCCAGCGTGGTGCCGATGGTCAGCCACGTTGACCACACCGAGCACGACGTGGACATCCTGGTCACCGAGCAGGGGCTGGCAGACTTGCGCGGCCTGGCGCCACGCGAGCGTGCCCGAGCGATCATCGACAACTGTGTGCACCCGGATTACCGCGCAGCGCTGAACGACTACTTCGAGCGCGCCTGCCAGCGTGGTGGTCATACCCCGCACATTCTGCGCGAGGCGTTGAGCTGGCACGAAAACCTGGAAGAAACCGGGCGCATGCTCGCCAGCTGA
- a CDS encoding TerC family protein, translating to MEWLTSPEIWVAFFTLTALEIVLGIDNIIMISILVSRMPKHMQPRTRIFGLALAMVTRILLLLSITWVMRLTADLFVVFGNGISGRDLILFFGGLFLLWKSSQEIYHGLEGEDESSDEPKGAGGKFFYTIIQIAIIDIVFSLDSVITAVGMVSHVPVMIAAIVVAVLVMMLCAGAISNFIDKHPSLKMLALSFLIVVGTVLIAESFDVHVPKGYVYFAMAFSLAVEAINIRMRTALSRKDGKEHDPVKLRKDIPGQ from the coding sequence ATGGAATGGCTGACCAGCCCGGAAATCTGGGTTGCCTTTTTTACCCTCACCGCGCTTGAGATCGTCCTCGGGATCGACAACATCATCATGATCTCGATCCTGGTCAGCCGCATGCCCAAGCACATGCAGCCGCGTACCCGGATCTTCGGCCTGGCCCTGGCCATGGTCACGCGTATCTTGCTGCTGCTGTCGATCACCTGGGTCATGCGCCTGACTGCCGACCTGTTCGTGGTCTTCGGCAATGGCATCTCCGGGCGCGACCTGATCCTGTTCTTCGGTGGCCTGTTCCTGTTGTGGAAGAGCTCCCAGGAGATCTACCACGGCCTGGAAGGCGAAGACGAAAGCTCGGACGAGCCCAAAGGCGCGGGCGGCAAGTTCTTCTACACCATCATCCAGATCGCCATCATCGACATCGTGTTCTCCCTGGACTCGGTGATCACTGCCGTGGGTATGGTGTCCCATGTGCCAGTGATGATCGCCGCCATCGTCGTCGCCGTGCTGGTGATGATGCTGTGCGCTGGTGCCATCAGTAACTTCATCGACAAGCACCCTTCGCTGAAGATGCTCGCGCTGTCGTTCCTGATCGTGGTCGGTACCGTGCTGATCGCCGAATCGTTCGATGTGCATGTGCCAAAAGGCTATGTCTACTTCGCCATGGCGTTCTCGCTGGCGGTTGAGGCGATCAACATCCGTATGCGCACCGCCTTGTCGCGCAAAGATGGCAAGGAGCATGATCCGGTGAAACTGCGCAAGGACATTCCGGGTCAATAA
- a CDS encoding DUF1127 domain-containing protein codes for MERTLSSGLVFESNAQQSSASMPLRALSTLLLWQRRMASRRQLARLDSRLLADAGISESQRYEELSKPFWR; via the coding sequence ATGGAACGTACACTCAGTTCCGGCCTCGTTTTTGAAAGCAACGCCCAGCAATCCAGCGCTTCGATGCCTCTGCGCGCTCTGTCCACCCTGCTGCTGTGGCAGCGTCGCATGGCCAGCCGCCGCCAACTGGCTCGCCTGGACTCCCGCCTGCTGGCCGACGCCGGTATCAGCGAGTCGCAGCGTTACGAAGAGCTGAGCAAGCCTTTCTGGCGTTAA
- a CDS encoding GFA family protein — translation MQNVTEGGCHCGALRYRLEGELTDVAHCHCSICRRVSGGLVVTWLTLPRSGFQWLAGEPSCYVAPASCSRYFCGHCGAHVALATTHSPHSIDVTVATLDHPERVRANRHIWIGSRLPWLHLDEDLPGEDGESL, via the coding sequence ATGCAGAATGTGACCGAGGGTGGCTGCCACTGTGGCGCCTTGCGTTATCGGTTGGAGGGTGAACTGACGGATGTCGCCCACTGCCATTGTTCAATCTGTCGGCGGGTCAGTGGCGGCCTGGTGGTGACCTGGCTGACGCTGCCCCGTTCAGGTTTCCAATGGCTGGCGGGCGAGCCTAGCTGCTATGTGGCGCCGGCCAGTTGCAGCCGGTATTTTTGTGGGCATTGTGGGGCGCATGTGGCGCTGGCCACGACGCACAGCCCGCACAGCATCGATGTGACCGTGGCGACGCTGGATCATCCGGAGCGGGTGCGGGCCAACCGGCATATCTGGATCGGTAGCCGGTTGCCCTGGTTGCACCTGGATGAGGATTTGCCTGGGGAGGATGGGGAAAGCCTGTAG
- a CDS encoding DUF2388 domain-containing protein translates to MSRKHLIGAALMLSLAGTASATSFVVTTDAVVGAVAASTDATSDVSSSFRDDKIVQAARDDAASFVGSQGEIRGAKLESAFLHIRGQMPTLQASDAQLAQAILAL, encoded by the coding sequence ATGTCCCGTAAACATCTGATTGGCGCCGCTCTGATGCTGAGCCTGGCAGGCACCGCCAGCGCCACCAGCTTCGTCGTTACCACCGACGCAGTCGTGGGCGCTGTTGCCGCCTCCACTGACGCCACCTCCGACGTATCTTCGTCGTTCCGCGACGACAAGATCGTCCAGGCCGCCCGTGACGATGCCGCCAGCTTCGTCGGCAGCCAAGGTGAAATCCGTGGCGCCAAGCTGGAAAGCGCCTTCCTGCACATTCGCGGGCAAATGCCGACCTTGCAGGCCAGCGACGCACAACTGGCACAGGCCATCTTGGCGCTCTGA
- a CDS encoding NAD(P)(+) transhydrogenase (Re/Si-specific) subunit beta — protein sequence MSMNLVTLLYLVASICFIQALKGLSHPTTSRRGNLFGMIGMGLAIVTTVGLIYKLGAELATAGIGYVIVGLLVGGTAGSIMAKRVEMTKMPELVAFMHSMIGLAAVFIAIAAVLEPQSMGIVASISDPIPTGNRLELFLGAAIGAITFSGSVIAFGKLSGKYKFRLFQGAPVQFAGQHKLNLILGLTTIALGLLFTFTGHYSAFTLMLVLAFIMGVLIIIPIGGADMPVVVSMLNSYSGWAAAGIGFSLNNSMLIIAGSLVGSSGAILSYIMCKAMNRSFFNVILGGFGGAADAGGPAGTQEARPVKSGSADDATFLLSNADTVIIVPGYGLAVARAQHALKELTEKLTHNGVTVKYAIHPVAGRMPGHMNVLLAEAEVPYDQVFEMDDINAEFGQADVVLVLGANDVVNPAAKNDPKSPIAGMPILEAFKAKTIIVNKRSMASGYAGLDNELFYLDKTMMVFGDAKKVIEDMVKAVE from the coding sequence ATGAGCATGAATCTGGTAACGCTTCTCTACCTGGTCGCCTCGATCTGCTTCATCCAGGCGCTCAAGGGCCTTTCGCACCCGACCACATCTCGGCGCGGCAACCTGTTCGGCATGATTGGCATGGGCTTGGCTATCGTCACCACGGTTGGCCTCATTTATAAGCTGGGTGCAGAGCTGGCAACCGCCGGCATCGGTTACGTGATCGTCGGCCTGCTGGTCGGCGGTACCGCTGGCTCGATCATGGCCAAGCGCGTCGAGATGACCAAGATGCCGGAGCTGGTCGCCTTCATGCACAGCATGATCGGCCTGGCTGCGGTATTCATCGCCATCGCCGCCGTGCTTGAGCCCCAGTCGATGGGCATCGTCGCCAGCATCAGCGACCCGATCCCCACCGGCAACCGCCTGGAGCTGTTCCTGGGCGCTGCAATTGGTGCCATCACCTTCTCCGGTTCCGTGATCGCCTTCGGCAAGCTGTCGGGCAAGTACAAGTTCCGCCTGTTCCAAGGCGCACCGGTACAGTTCGCCGGCCAGCACAAGCTGAACCTGATCCTGGGCCTGACCACCATCGCCCTGGGCCTGCTGTTCACCTTCACCGGCCATTACAGCGCCTTTACCCTGATGCTGGTTTTGGCCTTCATCATGGGCGTGCTGATCATTATCCCGATCGGTGGCGCGGACATGCCGGTGGTGGTGTCGATGCTCAACAGCTATTCGGGCTGGGCAGCGGCGGGTATCGGCTTCTCGCTGAACAACTCGATGCTGATCATCGCAGGCTCTTTGGTCGGCTCCAGCGGTGCGATCCTCTCGTACATCATGTGCAAGGCGATGAACCGTTCGTTCTTCAACGTCATCCTGGGCGGCTTCGGCGGCGCGGCTGATGCGGGTGGCCCGGCAGGCACTCAGGAAGCTCGCCCGGTGAAATCCGGCTCGGCCGACGATGCCACCTTCCTGCTCAGCAATGCCGACACGGTGATCATCGTGCCTGGCTACGGCCTGGCCGTTGCCCGTGCCCAGCACGCGCTGAAGGAGCTGACTGAGAAGCTGACGCACAATGGCGTGACCGTGAAATATGCGATCCACCCGGTGGCAGGCCGTATGCCAGGGCACATGAACGTGTTGCTGGCCGAAGCCGAAGTGCCCTACGACCAGGTGTTCGAGATGGACGACATCAACGCCGAGTTCGGCCAGGCCGACGTGGTACTGGTGCTGGGCGCCAACGACGTGGTCAACCCGGCAGCGAAAAACGATCCCAAATCGCCGATTGCCGGCATGCCGATCCTGGAAGCGTTCAAGGCCAAGACCATCATCGTCAACAAGCGCTCCATGGCCAGTGGCTATGCAGGCCTGGACAACGAACTGTTCTACCTGGACAAGACCATGATGGTATTCGGTGACGCCAAGAAGGTGATCGAGGATATGGTCAAAGCGGTGGAGTAA
- a CDS encoding Na/Pi cotransporter family protein, producing MLTLLNLLSAVTLLVWGTHIVRTGILRVFGSDLRRIISQNMNKRPLAFIAGILVTAMVQSSNATAMLVTSFVGQGLMAMTPALAIMLGADVGTALMARVLTFDLSWLSPLLIFLGVIFFLSRKQTRVGQLGRVGIGLGLIILALELIVQAAAPITHAQGVKVLFASLTGDILLDALVGALFAMISYSSLAAVLLTATLAGAELISLPVAIGLVVGANIGSGLLAFISTSMQNAAGRRVALGSLLYKLIGLLLIIPVLHPLVTWMDSLSFSPQELVIGFHLLYNTLRCLLMLPTVKPMGRLCNTLLPERENGNGQVRARHLDASALDTPSLALANAARETLRLGDIVDSLLEAMLGALRGTQTALPQQVRALAEDAEALYSAIKLYLAQMTREDLSERDNRRWAEIIELAINLKLAGDLVERMLRKVQQQKTSQRREFSQVGLDELTGLQEQLLANLRLGLSVFLSADPESAHLLLREKRRFRAQERRLAHAHVSRLQRKVVQSIETSSLHLELIADMKRLNSLFCSSAYVVLGGSDTGGLMLDSVPDEARLP from the coding sequence ATGCTGACCCTGCTCAACCTGCTCTCGGCCGTGACGCTGTTGGTCTGGGGCACACATATCGTGCGTACTGGCATCCTGCGGGTATTCGGTTCCGACCTGCGCCGCATCATCAGCCAGAACATGAACAAACGCCCCCTGGCGTTCATCGCCGGGATTCTGGTTACCGCCATGGTGCAGAGCAGCAACGCGACTGCCATGCTGGTCACATCCTTCGTCGGCCAGGGCCTGATGGCCATGACCCCAGCCCTGGCGATCATGCTTGGCGCCGATGTCGGCACCGCGCTCATGGCCCGGGTGCTGACCTTCGACCTGTCGTGGCTGTCGCCGCTGCTGATCTTTCTGGGCGTGATCTTCTTCCTTTCCCGCAAGCAGACCCGGGTCGGCCAACTGGGGCGGGTAGGGATTGGTCTTGGCCTGATCATCCTGGCCCTGGAACTGATCGTGCAGGCCGCTGCGCCCATCACCCATGCTCAGGGGGTTAAAGTCCTGTTCGCTTCGCTGACGGGCGACATCTTGCTTGACGCCCTGGTCGGCGCACTCTTTGCGATGATCTCCTATTCAAGCCTCGCGGCCGTGCTGCTCACCGCGACGCTGGCCGGCGCCGAACTGATCAGCCTGCCGGTGGCCATCGGGCTGGTGGTGGGTGCCAACATCGGCAGCGGCTTGCTGGCGTTCATCAGCACCAGCATGCAGAACGCCGCCGGGCGGCGCGTCGCCCTGGGCAGCTTGCTCTACAAGCTGATCGGCCTGTTGCTGATCATTCCCGTGCTGCACCCGCTGGTAACATGGATGGACTCGCTGAGCTTCAGCCCTCAGGAGTTGGTGATCGGTTTCCACCTGCTCTACAACACCCTGCGTTGCCTGCTCATGCTGCCCACCGTCAAACCCATGGGCCGACTGTGCAACACCTTGCTGCCCGAACGGGAAAACGGCAACGGCCAAGTTCGCGCGCGCCACCTCGATGCCTCGGCGCTCGATACACCCAGCCTGGCACTGGCCAACGCCGCCCGCGAAACCTTGCGCCTGGGCGATATCGTCGACAGCCTGCTCGAAGCCATGCTCGGTGCCCTGCGCGGTACACAGACAGCCCTGCCACAGCAGGTCCGCGCCTTGGCCGAGGACGCCGAGGCCCTGTACAGCGCCATCAAACTGTACCTGGCGCAAATGACCCGGGAAGACCTCAGCGAACGCGACAACCGGCGCTGGGCCGAAATCATCGAACTGGCGATCAACCTCAAACTGGCCGGCGACCTGGTCGAGCGCATGCTGCGCAAGGTCCAGCAGCAGAAAACCAGCCAGCGCCGGGAGTTTTCCCAAGTCGGCCTGGACGAATTGACCGGCCTGCAGGAACAACTGCTGGCGAACCTGCGCCTTGGCCTGTCGGTATTTCTCAGCGCAGACCCCGAGAGCGCGCACCTGCTGCTGCGCGAAAAGCGCCGCTTCCGCGCACAGGAAAGGCGCCTTGCCCACGCCCATGTCAGCCGCTTGCAACGCAAGGTGGTGCAAAGTATCGAGACCAGTTCGCTACACTTGGAGCTGATTGCCGACATGAAGCGGTTGAACTCTTTGTTCTGCAGCAGTGCCTATGTGGTACTGGGCGGCTCGGACACGGGCGGGCTGATGCTCGACAGCGTGCCGGACGAAGCCCGCTTGCCATGA